From Nitratidesulfovibrio vulgaris str. Hildenborough, a single genomic window includes:
- the ispH gene encoding 4-hydroxy-3-methylbut-2-enyl diphosphate reductase: protein MNVIRARTAGFCMGVSLALRKLDREVDRAEEKAAQGSPRCRIATFGPIIHNPQVLEAYAGMGVRCLRQVDEVEAGDHVVIRAHGVPQQQEKALRSRDAVVVDATCPKVKKAQLGIEEQCRAGRTLLLFGEAEHPEVRGLLSYAGEGALVFGSVDELEGLPLQPETEYFLAAQTTQDRVAFEVARAWLHERLGHEVPVLETICDATRLRQQEAIDIARKVDAMVVVGGFDSGNTRRLADVAAAQGVFTVHVENESQLPVEQLRGCGIIGLTAGASTPKSIIDATQRFLESL, encoded by the coding sequence ATGAATGTCATTCGCGCCCGCACGGCGGGTTTCTGCATGGGGGTGAGCCTCGCCTTGCGCAAACTCGACCGCGAGGTCGACCGTGCCGAGGAGAAGGCAGCGCAGGGCAGCCCGCGTTGCCGTATCGCCACCTTCGGTCCCATCATCCACAACCCTCAGGTACTGGAAGCCTATGCGGGCATGGGCGTGCGCTGCCTGCGACAGGTGGACGAGGTGGAGGCGGGCGACCATGTGGTCATCCGGGCGCACGGTGTCCCGCAGCAGCAGGAGAAGGCCTTGCGGTCCCGTGACGCGGTGGTGGTCGACGCCACATGCCCCAAGGTGAAGAAGGCCCAGCTTGGCATCGAGGAACAGTGCCGGGCCGGGCGCACGTTGCTGCTCTTCGGCGAGGCCGAGCACCCCGAGGTGCGGGGGCTTCTGTCCTACGCCGGAGAGGGGGCGCTGGTCTTCGGTTCGGTGGACGAACTCGAAGGGCTGCCGCTGCAACCGGAGACGGAGTACTTTCTTGCGGCGCAGACGACGCAGGACAGGGTGGCCTTCGAGGTTGCGCGGGCGTGGCTGCACGAACGACTCGGCCATGAGGTGCCCGTGCTGGAGACCATCTGCGACGCCACGCGCCTGCGGCAGCAAGAGGCCATCGACATCGCCCGCAAGGTGGATGCCATGGTGGTGGTGGGCGGCTTCGACAGCGGCAACACCCGGCGCCTTGCCGACGTGGCCGCCGCGCAGGGAGTGTTCACCGTGCATGTTGAGAATGAATCGCAGCTTCCTGTGGAACAATTGCGTGGCTGTGGCATCATAGGCCTAACGGCGGGGGCATCGACGCCGAAAAGTATTATTGACGCGACGCAGCGTTTCCTCGAATCTCTATAG
- a CDS encoding tRNA dihydrouridine synthase, producing the protein MSETLPISPDAPWLAPLAGYSDLSFRLLCREAGAAVCCTEMVSAKGLIYCSPGTRDLLATTPEDAPLVVQLFGCDPDIMVRAMEPLLEQGFRWFDLNMGCSVPKVVKTGCGAAMLRDVPQALAVARAMLRTAGAGRVGFKFRLGWDVGQEVWADLGRALADLGAGWVTLHPRYARQGFSGEARWSALGELVRAVSVPVIASGDLFTAADGVRCLRETGVASVMYARGALNDPGVFHAHRERVAGRPDPGYTPQRLRALITRHAELARQYAPGRSALLKMRTFVPRYVRHLPGARALRQHLASCFEWEMLDELLATFFADVPTCPVTPEGRGGNADAMSECVTGAAEHSGCRTHSDMSGHVAGSASSEDPSDGPSRYPAGESAMTSGEESATAAGTAGRGPEVSSTCCTGRAQQPTESDA; encoded by the coding sequence ATGAGCGAAACGCTGCCCATATCCCCCGACGCCCCGTGGCTGGCCCCGCTGGCGGGCTATTCCGACCTGTCCTTCCGGCTGCTGTGCCGTGAGGCTGGGGCCGCCGTGTGCTGCACCGAAATGGTCAGCGCCAAGGGGCTCATCTACTGCAGCCCCGGTACCCGCGACCTGCTTGCCACCACGCCGGAGGACGCACCTCTGGTGGTGCAGCTTTTCGGCTGCGACCCCGACATCATGGTACGCGCCATGGAGCCCTTGCTCGAACAGGGGTTCCGGTGGTTCGACCTCAACATGGGCTGCTCCGTGCCCAAGGTGGTGAAGACCGGTTGCGGGGCTGCCATGCTGCGTGACGTGCCGCAGGCGCTTGCCGTGGCCCGCGCCATGCTGCGTACCGCAGGCGCGGGGCGGGTGGGTTTCAAGTTCAGGCTTGGCTGGGACGTAGGTCAGGAGGTATGGGCCGACCTTGGGCGCGCTCTCGCCGACCTCGGTGCGGGGTGGGTGACGCTGCATCCGCGTTATGCCCGTCAGGGCTTCTCCGGCGAGGCACGGTGGAGCGCGCTGGGTGAGCTTGTACGGGCCGTTTCCGTGCCTGTCATCGCCAGCGGCGACCTCTTCACTGCTGCCGATGGCGTCCGCTGCCTGCGTGAGACGGGCGTGGCATCGGTGATGTACGCGCGTGGTGCGTTGAACGACCCCGGAGTGTTCCATGCGCATCGCGAACGTGTCGCCGGAAGGCCCGACCCCGGCTATACGCCGCAACGGTTGCGGGCACTCATCACCCGCCATGCCGAACTTGCACGGCAATATGCGCCGGGACGCTCGGCCCTGCTCAAGATGCGCACCTTCGTGCCCCGCTATGTGCGGCATCTGCCGGGAGCGCGGGCGTTGCGCCAGCATCTCGCCTCATGCTTCGAGTGGGAGATGCTGGATGAACTGCTGGCCACCTTTTTCGCGGACGTGCCCACCTGTCCGGTCACGCCGGAAGGACGGGGCGGTAACGCGGACGCCATGTCCGAATGTGTGACCGGTGCTGCGGAACACTCTGGTTGCAGGACGCACTCGGACATGTCCGGCCATGTAGCTGGCAGCGCGTCCTCTGAAGACCCTTCCGATGGCCCCTCCCGTTACCCCGCAGGAGAATCCGCCATGACGTCCGGCGAGGAGTCCGCCACGGCGGCGGGCACGGCAGGTCGTGGCCCGGAGGTCTCTTCCACGTGTTGTACGGGGCGCGCACAGCAACCCACGGAGTCAGACGCATGA
- a CDS encoding CerR family C-terminal domain-containing protein produces MTQQQQEQGTRERLLEAAAEVFAEHGYEAATVREICRRAGANVAAVNYHFGGKEMLYASMLKHFMAVCAARHPLDAGTGPDSTPEERLYAFVRNLLYRIMGDDEAHGKLVAQETIDPSPAFDDIVHEFMLPVRAAVEDVVKAFLGQDAPEASVRACAAGIVGQAMFYLQNRSILERLYHDLTYDNEGLDRMAESITRFSLGGIAAWRFGGGEA; encoded by the coding sequence ATGACGCAGCAGCAACAGGAACAGGGAACGCGCGAGAGGTTGCTCGAAGCCGCCGCGGAGGTCTTCGCGGAACACGGCTACGAGGCGGCCACGGTGCGTGAGATATGTCGCAGGGCCGGGGCCAACGTGGCCGCCGTGAACTACCATTTCGGCGGCAAGGAGATGCTCTACGCGAGCATGCTCAAGCATTTCATGGCCGTATGTGCGGCCCGTCACCCGCTGGATGCGGGCACGGGGCCGGATTCGACGCCGGAAGAACGTCTGTATGCCTTCGTCCGCAACCTGTTGTACCGTATCATGGGTGATGACGAGGCGCATGGTAAGCTGGTGGCGCAGGAGACCATAGACCCCTCGCCCGCCTTCGACGACATCGTCCACGAGTTCATGTTGCCCGTGCGCGCCGCCGTGGAGGACGTGGTCAAGGCGTTCCTCGGGCAGGACGCACCGGAGGCCTCTGTGCGTGCCTGTGCCGCGGGTATCGTGGGGCAGGCCATGTTCTACCTGCAGAATCGCAGTATCCTCGAACGGCTGTACCATGACCTCACCTATGACAATGAAGGACTCGACCGCATGGCGGAATCCATAACGCGTTTTTCGCTGGGCGGCATCGCCGCGTGGCGTTTCGGGGGAGGCGAGGCATGA
- a CDS encoding YggS family pyridoxal phosphate-dependent enzyme produces the protein MEHAQMNTPLAERYAAVRHRLETAVRRAGRAPADVTLVAVSKYHPAEAVAAVAALGQRDFGENYVQEALQKQEALAGEDILWHCIGHVQSRKAKDVAGRFALIHTVDSEKLAHNLHKALWRPEDDTCPVVQDVLLQVNIGEEVQKSGIDAAETARLAETVLQLPTLRLCGLMCLPPFFDDGEAARPFFAALRKLRDDLELSLGVPLPHLSMGMSGDFEQAVEEGATIVRVGTDIFGPRPPRP, from the coding sequence ATGGAACATGCACAGATGAACACGCCCCTCGCTGAACGTTATGCCGCCGTGCGGCACAGGCTGGAAACGGCGGTACGCCGCGCCGGACGCGCCCCTGCCGACGTCACGCTGGTGGCCGTCTCCAAGTACCATCCGGCAGAGGCCGTGGCTGCCGTCGCCGCCCTCGGACAACGCGACTTCGGCGAGAATTACGTGCAGGAGGCCTTGCAGAAGCAGGAGGCCCTCGCCGGAGAGGACATCCTCTGGCACTGCATCGGGCACGTGCAAAGCCGCAAGGCGAAAGATGTGGCAGGGCGCTTCGCCCTCATCCACACCGTGGACTCGGAGAAGCTGGCGCACAACTTGCATAAGGCACTGTGGCGTCCGGAAGACGACACGTGTCCCGTCGTGCAGGATGTGCTCTTGCAGGTGAACATCGGTGAAGAAGTCCAGAAGTCGGGCATCGACGCCGCCGAAACGGCACGCCTCGCCGAAACGGTGCTGCAACTGCCCACCCTGCGCCTGTGCGGACTGATGTGTCTGCCGCCCTTCTTCGACGACGGCGAGGCGGCACGACCGTTCTTCGCGGCGCTACGGAAGCTGCGCGACGACCTTGAGCTTTCCCTCGGAGTGCCCCTGCCGCATCTCTCCATGGGCATGTCAGGCGACTTCGAACAGGCCGTGGAGGAAGGGGCGACCATCGTGCGTGTGGGCACGGACATCTTCGGCCCCCGTCCGCCCAGACCCTGA
- a CDS encoding motility protein A — MDLATLIGLAVSFGLIALALLLGGDPLLFADLPALLIVLGGTIGATLVNYPIDEALRMLAIARHAFKGHQTSSEEVLNQFLDLSNRARREGLLALEPAVRTLPDPFMRKGLQLTVDGLEPEAIEDILRCEMENMETRHESGAAIFAAMGTYAPALGLIGTVIGLVQMLKRMNDPSTIGPAMSVALITTFYGAVLANLVFLPLVGKLRHRSRQEIQLMEMQLAGILAIARGENPRIIREKLVSFQTPAERHAE, encoded by the coding sequence ATGGACTTGGCGACTCTCATAGGACTCGCGGTATCCTTCGGGCTCATCGCCCTCGCGCTGTTGCTGGGCGGCGACCCTCTGCTCTTCGCCGACCTTCCGGCCCTGCTCATCGTCCTTGGCGGGACCATAGGCGCCACGCTGGTCAACTACCCCATCGACGAGGCGTTGCGCATGCTCGCCATCGCCCGCCACGCCTTCAAGGGACATCAGACCTCCAGCGAAGAGGTGCTCAACCAGTTCCTCGACCTTTCCAACCGCGCCCGCCGCGAAGGGCTGCTGGCCCTCGAACCCGCGGTGAGAACGCTGCCCGACCCCTTCATGCGCAAGGGGCTGCAACTCACAGTGGACGGCCTTGAACCGGAGGCCATCGAGGACATCCTGCGCTGCGAGATGGAGAACATGGAGACGCGCCACGAGAGCGGTGCCGCCATCTTCGCCGCCATGGGCACCTATGCCCCGGCCCTCGGGCTCATCGGCACGGTCATCGGCCTCGTGCAGATGCTCAAGCGCATGAACGACCCTTCCACCATCGGCCCTGCCATGTCCGTGGCCCTCATCACCACCTTCTACGGGGCCGTACTGGCCAATCTCGTCTTCCTGCCCCTGGTGGGCAAGCTGCGTCACCGCTCGCGTCAGGAAATCCAGCTCATGGAGATGCAACTGGCCGGCATCCTCGCCATCGCCAGGGGCGAGAACCCCCGCATCATCCGCGAGAAGCTGGTCAGCTTCCAGACCCCGGCCGAACGCCACGCCGAGTAG
- the era gene encoding GTPase Era — MNQTTHRCGWVALIGPPNAGKSTLLNALIGQKVAIVTSKPQTTRNQIVGILSRKDAQVVFMDTPGIHQLRGRLNKMLLQTAWQSMNAADALIVMLDGDLYIRKPDLLDRDIAPLVEPIAAETRPVVVVVNKIDLFRDKSKMLPLLERLSAMWPKAEVFPASALNKDGMDHLLRLIVGYMPEGPALYPEDQISTLPVRFMTAEIVREKVFNKLRQELPYSTAVDIEQWEEEEGRDQVIVNAVIYVARPSHKSMVIGKGGATIKEIGIEARKDIQELLEKRVHLELWVKVREGWTEDLGFMRSLGLSPDE, encoded by the coding sequence ATGAACCAGACCACGCACCGCTGCGGCTGGGTCGCCCTGATAGGCCCGCCCAACGCAGGCAAGTCCACTCTGCTTAACGCGCTCATCGGGCAGAAGGTGGCCATCGTCACCTCGAAGCCCCAGACCACCCGCAACCAGATTGTGGGCATCCTCTCGCGCAAGGACGCGCAGGTCGTCTTCATGGACACGCCCGGCATCCACCAGTTGCGCGGGCGCCTCAACAAGATGCTGCTGCAGACGGCATGGCAGAGCATGAACGCCGCAGACGCGCTCATCGTCATGCTCGACGGCGACCTCTACATCCGCAAGCCCGACCTTCTCGACCGCGACATCGCGCCGCTGGTCGAACCCATCGCCGCCGAGACCCGCCCTGTGGTCGTGGTCGTGAACAAGATCGACCTGTTCCGCGACAAGTCGAAGATGCTCCCCCTGCTGGAGCGTCTTTCGGCCATGTGGCCCAAGGCGGAGGTCTTTCCCGCCTCGGCCCTCAACAAGGACGGCATGGACCACCTGCTGCGCCTCATCGTCGGCTACATGCCCGAAGGCCCGGCCCTCTACCCCGAAGACCAGATTTCCACCCTGCCGGTGCGCTTCATGACCGCCGAAATCGTGCGCGAGAAGGTCTTCAACAAGCTGCGTCAGGAACTGCCCTACTCCACCGCCGTGGACATCGAGCAGTGGGAAGAGGAAGAAGGACGCGACCAGGTCATCGTCAACGCGGTCATCTACGTGGCGCGCCCCTCGCACAAGTCGATGGTCATCGGCAAGGGCGGGGCCACCATCAAGGAAATCGGCATCGAAGCCCGCAAGGACATCCAGGAACTTCTCGAGAAGCGGGTGCACCTCGAACTGTGGGTCAAGGTGCGCGAAGGCTGGACAGAGGACCTCGGCTTCATGCGCAGCCTGGGCCTTTCGCCGGACGAATAG
- a CDS encoding SulP family inorganic anion transporter, which translates to MDETERTAPHCADASQDANREHGTGMASSSAVDPKGEGEGAQARGSSSGQANQVGQAGEAGEAEEAHTATDAGARTGLSPWQRLRHAALPFLDDLQGYTSRTFRHDVLAALTVAVVALPQSMAYAVIAGVHPKYGLYAAMLPVIVASLWGSSRYLIAGPTNAIAMLLFASLAETAVDGVLIGAMPEETRMAYIFGVAILAGAIQVGMGLARVGELVHFISHSVIVGFTAGAAVLIAVGQLRNLLGVSFAAAPDFPTQVLRTLVHLPQTNPWALGVGLATIALALALRYAPRNLPGPFIAIVVAAAATQLLGLEAHGVRVVGDIPQGLPPLSLPPAPDGDAIRMLFMPALAIALLGAVEALSIAKTLAGAKGEPVDGSREFVAQGLANMAAGLTSGIPGSGSFTRSAVNFTAGARTRFSGAFTGVLTLLAVLAFAPLARAIPVASLAGILCIIAWGMIDRDGIRLSLRATRADRAVLLCTFGATLLLDLEKAVFVGVLLSLGLFLRKVSHPRVVRLDASGSSELRGLDGGPCCPNLAVYAIEGTLFFGAIDELEKKLYEYENFGHKAVVLHLRQVHWIDATGVHAFERFLRKCRDKGVTLVLSGARPQVRRVLVDAGLIEHIGEANVTADLSSALNHCYTTCLRDEVCATCKAGNHGECRRQGAAMCEVDAERHPVAQE; encoded by the coding sequence ATGGACGAGACGGAACGCACCGCACCGCACTGTGCGGACGCATCACAGGATGCAAACAGGGAACACGGGACGGGCATGGCGTCTTCGTCTGCCGTCGACCCGAAGGGGGAGGGCGAAGGGGCGCAGGCCCGAGGTTCGTCATCAGGTCAGGCCAATCAGGTCGGTCAGGCCGGAGAGGCCGGAGAGGCAGAAGAGGCCCACACCGCCACGGACGCCGGGGCCCGCACGGGCCTTTCGCCGTGGCAGCGCCTGCGCCACGCGGCGTTGCCGTTTCTGGACGACCTGCAGGGCTATACGTCGCGCACCTTCAGGCACGACGTCCTTGCGGCGCTGACCGTGGCGGTGGTGGCCCTGCCGCAGTCCATGGCCTATGCCGTCATCGCAGGGGTGCACCCCAAATACGGCCTGTACGCCGCCATGCTGCCCGTCATCGTGGCCTCGTTGTGGGGTTCGTCGCGCTACCTCATCGCGGGGCCCACCAACGCCATCGCCATGCTGCTTTTCGCCTCGCTGGCTGAGACGGCGGTGGACGGTGTGCTTATCGGTGCCATGCCCGAAGAGACCCGCATGGCCTATATCTTCGGGGTGGCCATCCTCGCCGGGGCGATACAGGTGGGCATGGGGCTGGCGCGTGTGGGCGAACTTGTGCACTTCATCTCGCACTCGGTCATCGTCGGTTTCACGGCGGGGGCTGCGGTGCTCATCGCCGTGGGGCAGCTGCGCAATCTGCTTGGCGTTTCCTTTGCCGCGGCCCCGGACTTCCCCACACAGGTGCTGCGTACCCTCGTCCATCTGCCGCAGACCAACCCGTGGGCGCTGGGTGTGGGTCTCGCCACCATCGCCCTCGCACTGGCGTTGCGGTATGCACCACGCAACCTGCCGGGGCCGTTCATCGCCATCGTGGTGGCTGCCGCCGCCACGCAGTTGCTGGGTCTCGAAGCGCACGGGGTGCGTGTGGTGGGTGACATCCCGCAGGGGCTGCCACCCCTGTCGCTGCCGCCTGCGCCTGATGGCGACGCCATCCGTATGCTGTTCATGCCCGCGCTGGCCATCGCCCTGCTTGGCGCGGTGGAGGCCCTCTCCATCGCCAAGACACTGGCGGGGGCCAAAGGTGAACCGGTGGACGGAAGCCGTGAATTCGTGGCGCAGGGGCTGGCGAACATGGCGGCGGGGCTCACCTCCGGCATCCCGGGTAGCGGTTCGTTCACCCGCAGCGCGGTGAACTTCACCGCCGGGGCGCGGACACGCTTCTCGGGGGCGTTCACGGGCGTGCTGACGCTGCTGGCGGTGCTCGCCTTCGCACCGCTGGCACGGGCCATCCCCGTGGCATCGCTGGCGGGCATCCTGTGCATCATCGCGTGGGGCATGATCGACCGCGACGGCATCCGTCTTTCGCTGAGGGCCACCCGTGCCGACCGCGCGGTGCTGCTCTGCACCTTCGGGGCTACGCTGCTGCTCGACCTTGAGAAGGCGGTGTTCGTGGGCGTGCTGCTCTCGCTGGGGCTGTTCCTGCGCAAGGTCTCGCATCCGCGCGTGGTGCGGCTTGACGCCAGCGGCAGTAGCGAGTTGCGGGGCCTGGATGGCGGGCCGTGCTGCCCCAACCTTGCCGTGTACGCCATCGAGGGTACGCTCTTCTTCGGGGCCATCGACGAGCTCGAAAAGAAACTCTACGAGTACGAAAACTTCGGGCACAAGGCCGTGGTGCTGCACCTGAGGCAGGTGCACTGGATTGACGCCACAGGCGTACATGCCTTCGAGCGTTTCCTGCGCAAATGCCGTGACAAGGGCGTGACACTGGTGCTCAGCGGGGCAAGGCCGCAGGTGCGCCGCGTGCTGGTGGATGCGGGGCTCATCGAACATATCGGCGAAGCCAACGTCACGGCAGACCTCTCATCCGCGCTGAACCATTGCTACACCACCTGCCTGCGGGACGAGGTGTGCGCGACGTGCAAGGCGGGCAACCACGGCGAGTGCCGCCGTCAGGGTGCCGCCATGTGCGAGGTCGACGCCGAACGCCATCCTGTGGCGCAGGAGTAG
- a CDS encoding chemotaxis protein yields the protein MSQTNILLEAGTNELEIVEFHLEEAADTPEGAPYRGYYGVNVAKVLEIIRMPKVTELPEVQHRSVLGAFNLRSHIIPLVDLSLWLGKRRAEGTEPPKVIVTEFNNVTTAFMVSGVNRIHRISWESVEPPNRYVAAVSNNSITGVVQLEGRIVFLLDLEKIVADLNPQLGLRLDHAVDWSANTRYRALIADDSGLIREMLKDLMQKANFEVEAVNNGREAWDRLAELKAKGEQEGRPITDYVQVLVSDIEMPSMDGHNLCKRVKEDSYLRGIPVILFSSLITDKLRHKGMAVGADDQISKPEVTHLAKRALALIEGRG from the coding sequence ATGTCCCAGACGAACATCCTGCTCGAAGCGGGCACCAATGAACTCGAAATCGTCGAGTTCCATCTCGAAGAGGCCGCCGACACCCCTGAAGGTGCGCCCTATCGCGGGTATTACGGCGTGAACGTCGCCAAGGTGCTCGAAATCATTCGCATGCCCAAGGTGACGGAACTGCCTGAGGTACAACACCGCTCGGTGTTGGGGGCCTTCAATCTCCGTTCGCATATCATCCCCCTTGTGGACCTCAGCCTGTGGCTGGGCAAACGCCGGGCCGAAGGCACCGAACCCCCCAAGGTCATCGTCACCGAATTCAACAATGTGACGACGGCGTTCATGGTGTCGGGGGTCAACCGCATCCACCGCATCAGCTGGGAGTCTGTGGAACCGCCCAACAGATACGTGGCGGCGGTGTCCAACAATTCCATCACAGGCGTGGTGCAGCTTGAGGGGCGCATCGTATTCCTTCTCGACCTCGAAAAGATCGTGGCCGACCTCAATCCGCAGCTGGGCCTGCGTCTCGACCATGCCGTCGACTGGTCGGCCAACACCCGTTATCGTGCACTCATCGCCGACGACTCCGGCCTCATCCGTGAAATGCTCAAGGACTTGATGCAGAAGGCCAATTTCGAGGTCGAGGCGGTGAACAACGGCCGTGAGGCGTGGGACCGTCTGGCCGAACTCAAGGCCAAGGGCGAACAGGAAGGGCGGCCCATCACCGACTACGTGCAGGTTCTCGTCTCGGACATCGAAATGCCCAGCATGGACGGACACAACCTGTGCAAGCGCGTGAAAGAGGACAGCTACCTGCGCGGCATTCCGGTCATTCTCTTCTCGTCGCTCATCACCGACAAGCTGCGGCACAAGGGTATGGCCGTCGGGGCCGACGACCAGATATCCAAGCCGGAGGTGACACACCTCGCCAAACGCGCCCTCGCCCTCATCGAAGGGCGGGGATAG